The genomic region CGGCGTGCAGGTCTCTGCACGAGGCCCACGGTGTCGACGCGGTGGTCACCGACGGGGTCGCAGGCTCCGCGGCGCTGCTCGGCGGCGCCGAGGCATCCGTTGCCGCTTCGACACGTCGAGGGCGGTTCCCCGCCGGCAGCGGCGACTCGTTCCTCGGCGGACTGCTGGCGGCGCTCGAGCGTGGTGCCGGCGTGGCGGAGGCGCTCGCCGCTGCGGCCGACGCGGGTGAGCGCAACGCGCTCGTGCCGGGGCAGGGCATCCTCGCTCCCGTCGGCTAGCGACCAGCAGGGCATTCGTCGGCGCATCGCACCAGGCCGGGCATCGACGCACCGACGCACGATGCGCGCTCATCATTCGGGCACGCCGCAGTCGGCATTGCGTTCTCGAATATGTGCCGAATCCTCCCTGCGGCCCTGGCATTTGTTCAGGCTCTGTCGGATAGGATCGTCTCGAATCGATTCGAGGCTGGAAGCGCGCTCGCCGCGCTCTCGTCGTTCCACGTTCCACGCAGTCCCGTCGGCGATGGGGGTTCGCCCGCACCCGACTGGTCGCAGGCGCGAGCGCCCGCGACACGCACCCTGTCGTCAGCTGCGGCGTGACGACAGCGCGGGCGCCTCACGAGGCACCGCTGCTCTCTCCGATTCCGACAGCACCACGACCACCGCTTCCCCGCCGACGGGCCGATGTCACCGACAGGCCGCGGCGTCCCGCAACCGACCGCACACCACCGATCGCAGAACGCCTATGACCACCGCCACGCAGCCCATCCCCGTCACCGACCTCGAGCTCCGCCCTGCCCGGCGCGCCGCCGACGGTTCGGTCGCCGAACCGGCCGAGCCCGCGGTCACCGACGCAGAGCGCGCGGACTCCGCCGCCGAACGACGCATCGACCACTCCTCCGACGACGACACCGTCTCGGCCGTGCGCACGGCAGGCATCCCCGTCGTCGGCGTCACGGCAGGGATGCCCACCGGCGGCATCCCGACCATCGAGCGTCCCGCGCGCGGCGCGCGCCGTTCCCCCGTGACGCTTCCCTCGTCGGTCGTGCACCCCGGCGACGCGCTGCCCACGCGCAAGCGCGTGACGTACATCCTGATCCTCGGCATGCTCACCGCGCTCGGGCCGTTCACGATGGACACCTACCTGCCGTCGATGCCGCGACTCGAGACCGATTTCCACGTCTCGACGGCGGTCATCCAGCTCACCCTGACGGCCACGACCGTGGGCTTCGGCCTCGGCCAGCTCATCGTCGGCCCGTGGAGCGACAAGGTCGGGCGACGCATGCCGTTGATCCTCGCGACGGCCGTTCACATCCTCGCCTCGCTCGGCGTGGCCCTCGCTCCCAACGTGGAGCTGCTCAGCGCATTCCGTCTGCTGCAGGGTCTCGGCGCGGCGGCGAGCGGTGTGGTCGCGATGGCGATGGTGCGCGACCTGTTCGGCGGCACCCGGCTGGTGACCATGCTGTCGCGCCTGGCTCTCGTGAACGGTCTCGCACCGGTGATCGCGCCCGTGCTCGGTTCGCAGCTGCTTCTGATCATGCCGTGGCGCGGCATCTTCTGGGTGATCGCCGCCTACAGCGCCGTCATGCTGGTCTGCCTCGTGCTCTGGATCAACGAGACCAGGCCCAAGGAGGCCCGCATCGCGAGCGGGCACTCCAGTGTCGGCCAGCGGTTCAAGTCCGTGCTCAGCGACCGCGTCTACGTGGGCATCGTCATCGTGAGCGCCATGAACTTCTCCGGCCTGTTCGCCTACCTGTCGTCGAGCTCGTTCGTGTTCCAGAAGGTGTACTCGTTCGACGCGCAGCAGTACGGGGCGTTGTTCGCGGTCAACTCCGTCGGCATCATCATCGGCGTGCAGAGCGCGGCGCGACTGGCGAAGCGATTCGGGCCGCAGTGGGTGCTCGCCGTCTCCACGGCGACCATGACCATCTCGGCAGCGCTCATCGTCATCCTCGGCGGCTCCGGAGTCGGCGGCATGTGGGGCGTGGTGGTGCCGTTGTGGTTCTTCATCACCTCGTGCGGCTTCGGGTTCCCGTGCGTGCAGGTGCTCGCGCTCAACGGCCACGGGGCAGAGGCCGGCACCGCGGCATCCATTCAGGGTGCCTCGAACTTCGCGATCGCCGGACTCATCTCGCCGCTCGTCGGTCTGCTCGGCGTCGCGAGCGCCGCACCGATGGGTATCGTGATGCTGGCCTGTTCGATCGTCTCCGTGTGCGCGCTGTGGTTCGTCGTGCGACCGCGCACGGTGCCCGCGCTCGCGCACTGACCGCCTCCGACGCCGACGGGTGCGACCACCCGAACCGAGCATCCAACGCCCAGAACGAAAGGACGTCGCCGTGGCAGAGATCCGGCAGTACCACCCCTCCGACCGTGACGATATCGCCGAGATCTGTCTCAAGACCGGTCGATCGGGTGAGGATGCCACGGGCTGGCTCGACAGCGACGACCTGCTCGCCGACATCTACGCCTTGCCCTACGTGGATCTCGAACCGGAGACGGCGTTCGTCGTCGACGTGGACGGGAGGGCGCGCGGCTACATCCTCGGCGTTCCCGACACCCGTGCGTTCGTCGAGGCGCTGCGCACCCGGTGGCTGGCCGGCTTCGAGGAGAAGTACCCGCTGACCGGTGAGGACACCGAATCCCAGCGGTTCATCCGCGAGTCGCGCGACGTGGATCGCCTGCTCATTCCCGAGCTGGACGAGTACCCGGCGCACCTGCACATCGACCTGCTGCCCGAGTTGCAGGGGCAGGGGTTCGGCCGCTCGCTCATGCGCACGCTGGTGACCCGGCTGGCGGAGAACGGCGTGCCAGGGGTCTGGCTGGAGTACGGGCCGGACAACCTCGGCGCCGCCGCGTTCTATCGACGTCTCGGATTCGCTCCGATGCCGACGAGCGAGCACGGCAATCGGGTCGCGCTGCGCACCGACGCGTCGGTCTGATTCAGGACGCCGCGCTCAGCTCGTGTTGCCGAACTCGTGGCCGAGCGCACCGCAGCCCAGCACGAGTTCGGCAACCCGACCTAGAGCCAGGTGAGCACGGGGAAGCGCTCGAACCAGTAGAGCCAGTCGGGACGTGATGACCGCAGCTCGGAGATCGTCACCGAATCGTCGAGGCTGACGAGCGGCCTGTCGAGCACCTCTGCGAGGTTCTCCATGGCCGAGCGGGGCCAGTACTGCCCTCGCAGCCTGATGCGCGGCCGGTCGGAGGAGTCGAGGATGAACAGGTTGGGCTGCGTGTCGAGCGCGTTGTCGCGGTAGATCTCGACGAGGCACAGCGACTGGATGTCGCTGTTCGCGATCTCGGTCACCCGGCCCAGGAAGGCGCGTTCACGCACGCCATGGGGTGAGACGACCACCGACGTGCGGCGATACTGCTCGACGATGACGACGGCGATGATCGCGACGAGAAGGTGAACGGCGACGGTGACCGGCCACCAGCCCGATGTGATGGTGAGCCAATAGGCGATCGCGAAGACGGGCGTGGTGAGTGAGAGAACTGCGATGACGCCGCTGCGGAACAGGTGAGCGTGCGGACGAAGTACACGAGTCTCCGTCGTGATCACCTGCTCCCCAAGCACAGACGCTCCTCCACCCCACTGCGGACTTGCTTCAGATAATCGGCGGTCACGGATCGCGACCAGGGCACCCGATAGGTGCCGCTCCGTCGACAGGAGGCGCCACACCCTTTGCCTCGTTGTCGTCTGCGCCAGACTAGCGACAATCACCTCTGGATAGAACCCCCATTCCGCCCCGAAGCAACGAATTTGCTCTGCTGTGCAATAAATCGGAAAGTGTGTGCGGCTCGTGCGCACTCCGGTCGCGATGCGGGCATCCTCGATCGCGGCTCCCGGAGTTCGGGATGCCGTGAGGCGAGTAAGTTTGATGTCAGGTGCCAGAACGTCCGGTGCCGGTGAGACAGGAGTGTTGTCCGATGAATGTGATCGCGCTGATCGTGTCGTTCGTGTGTTTTCTCGGCGGCCTGGCGCTCATGGGCTTCGCGACGGAATTCACCGGCTGGGAGGGCCTGACCTTCATCGCCGGCATTCTGTGCGTCGCCCTCGCGTTCGCGTTCCCGGTGCACGTCTTCTCGAAACTCGACTGACCCGCCGTCCGGCCCCGGGCGACGTCGCCTGATCCGCACTCGGCCACAACCCGGAGCGGCCTCGGGAGCGCTGTCGGAATCGTCCAGCGACGGTCGACGTCTTATCGAGGGCGAGAGGCGCCCTCGCGGGCATCCCGTCGACACAGGCAGTCTCTGCCTCGACGCATCCCGATGACGAACAGGGAGACGTGACATGGCGAAGTATCTGATCGCGATCAGCGGCGACGAGCAGCGCTGGGACTCGATGACCGCCGACGAGTGGGCGGCGATCGACGAGGGGCACAGGCGGTTCCGTGCCCGCGCAGGCGCGGCCATCCTCGCCGACGGCCAGCTCGTCGGGCGTCCGGAGTGGACCACGGTGCACGCCGACGGCAACGGACGACCCGCACCCACGGACGGCCCGTTCGTGGAGTCGAAGGAGATGCTCGGTGGTTTCTACGTGATCGACGTCCCGGAGAAGGCGGATGCCGTCGAACTGGCGAGCCTGCTCGCCGAGGCGAGCGTCGACCACAGCGCGGTCGAGGTCATCCCGCTCGTCGTGCACTGAGCCTTTGTGCACTGGATCGTCGTGCGCTGAGCTCTTGCGTGCTGGGCCCTCGCGATCGCCAACCTTGGTGCAGCCTGGGCGAAGGGCGAAAATTTCCGCGGTCACTTTGAACTGAGCCAGACGTGGGCGACGGGGATCCCAGCCATTCCAGTTGAAGTAGGGTGCTGACGTGTCCACATGGGAGAGAATCGCGACAACCGCGCTGACCGCCGTTGCTATCTGGGGTGTTCTCTTCGTCGTAGTCCTTCTGATTGCAGACATCACCGGTGTACACGCAGGAACAACGGGCTTGGTCTTTCCGATCGGTCTCGCATCGCTGTACTTCTTGGCCGGGTCATGGCGGATCCAACGCGACGCCAAGAACGACCACCCGTCGACCAGACCGACAGACTCGATGTCGCGACACTGAGCTCGCCGGCGGCCATGTGCAACTAGATCCTGAAGTACCAACCCGACGGGGCCGACGCGGTATCGCGTCGGCCCCGTTCTTCAGTGGTGCCTCGCCGAGGCGACGACCCTGGGTGGAAAGACATCATGAGGCATGACGTGGGTCAGCGCCGAAGGGACTTGTGCGGTCGCGGATGACGCAGGAGGGATGCTGAACGCCCGCGGCAGACCGCGAAGGGGCGCACGACCTCGTGGCCGTACGCCCCTTCGCCCGTGTCAGACGTCAGCGAGTCCTAGGCCAGGATCGTCCAGGGTCTTCGATCAGCTTCGTGAACGTCTGCAGCCACTGGGCGGCCAGTGCGCCGTCGATGATGCGGTGGTCGCTGTTGAGCGTGTAGCGCATGATGTGCCTTGGCACGACCTCGCTGTTCACGACAGCA from Humibacter ginsenosidimutans harbors:
- a CDS encoding GNAT family N-acetyltransferase; protein product: MAEIRQYHPSDRDDIAEICLKTGRSGEDATGWLDSDDLLADIYALPYVDLEPETAFVVDVDGRARGYILGVPDTRAFVEALRTRWLAGFEEKYPLTGEDTESQRFIRESRDVDRLLIPELDEYPAHLHIDLLPELQGQGFGRSLMRTLVTRLAENGVPGVWLEYGPDNLGAAAFYRRLGFAPMPTSEHGNRVALRTDASV
- a CDS encoding multidrug effflux MFS transporter; translation: MTTATQPIPVTDLELRPARRAADGSVAEPAEPAVTDAERADSAAERRIDHSSDDDTVSAVRTAGIPVVGVTAGMPTGGIPTIERPARGARRSPVTLPSSVVHPGDALPTRKRVTYILILGMLTALGPFTMDTYLPSMPRLETDFHVSTAVIQLTLTATTVGFGLGQLIVGPWSDKVGRRMPLILATAVHILASLGVALAPNVELLSAFRLLQGLGAAASGVVAMAMVRDLFGGTRLVTMLSRLALVNGLAPVIAPVLGSQLLLIMPWRGIFWVIAAYSAVMLVCLVLWINETRPKEARIASGHSSVGQRFKSVLSDRVYVGIVIVSAMNFSGLFAYLSSSSFVFQKVYSFDAQQYGALFAVNSVGIIIGVQSAARLAKRFGPQWVLAVSTATMTISAALIVILGGSGVGGMWGVVVPLWFFITSCGFGFPCVQVLALNGHGAEAGTAASIQGASNFAIAGLISPLVGLLGVASAAPMGIVMLACSIVSVCALWFVVRPRTVPALAH
- a CDS encoding YciI family protein, with the translated sequence MAKYLIAISGDEQRWDSMTADEWAAIDEGHRRFRARAGAAILADGQLVGRPEWTTVHADGNGRPAPTDGPFVESKEMLGGFYVIDVPEKADAVELASLLAEASVDHSAVEVIPLVVH